One Aegilops tauschii subsp. strangulata cultivar AL8/78 chromosome 7, Aet v6.0, whole genome shotgun sequence genomic window carries:
- the LOC109747532 gene encoding ABC transporter G family member 50 isoform X2 — translation MQVVAVEASERSLQTDYILKIMGLEICADTMVGDAMRRGISGGQKKRLTTAEMIVGPASAYFMDEISNGLDSSTTFQIINCFQQLTNISEYTMVISLLQPTPEVFDLFDDLILMAEGKIIYHGPRNEALNFFEECGFICPERKAAADFLQEILSWKDQQQYWLGPHESYRYISPHELSSMFRENHRGRKLHEQSVPPKSQLGKEALAFNKYSLQKLEMFKACGAREALLMKRNMFVYVFKTGQLAIIALVTMSVFLRTRMTISFTHANYYMGALFFSIFMIMLNGIPEMSMQIGRLPSFYKQKSYYFYSSWAYAIPASVLKVPISILDSLVWISITYYGIGYTPTVSRFFCQFLILCLLHHSVTSQYRFIASYFQTPIVSFFYLFLALTVFLTFGGFILPKTSMPGWLNWGFWISPMTYAEISIVINEFLAPRWQKESIQNITIGNQILVNHGLYYSWHYYWISFGALLGSILLFYIAFGLALDYRTPTEEYHGSRPTKSLCQQQEKDYTIQNESDDQSNISKAKVTIPVMHLPITFHNLNYYIDTPPEMLKQGYPTRRLRLLNNITGALRPGVLSALMGVSGAGKTTLLDVLAGRKTGGYIEGDIRIGGYPKVQETFVRILGYCEQVDIHSPQLTVEESVTYSAWLRLPSHVDEQTRSKFVAEVLETVELDQIKDVLVGSPQKNGLSMEQRKRLTIAVELVSNPSIILMDEPTTGLDTRSAAIVIRAVKNICETGRTVVCTIHQPSTEIFEAFDELILMKSGGKTIYSGPIGERSCKVIEYFEKISGVPKIKSNCNPATWMMDVTSTSMEVQHNMDFAILYEESSLHREAEDLVEQLSIPLPNSENLCFSHSFAQNGWIQLKACLWKQNITYWRSPQYNLRRIMMTVISALIYGILFWKHAKVLNNEQDMLSVFGAMYLGFTTIGAYNDQTIIPFSTTERIVMYRERFAGMYSSWSYSFAQAFIEIPYVFIQVVLYTLIVYPSTGYYWTAHKFLWFFYTTFCSILSYVYVGLLLVSITPNVQVATILASFFNTMQTLFSGFILPAPQIPKWWTWLYYLTPTSWALNALLTSQYGNIEKEVKAFGETKSVSIFLNDYFGFHQDKLSVVAAVLVAFPFVLIILFSLSIEKLNFQKR, via the exons ATGCAGGTAGTAGCAGTTGAAGCTTCAGAGCGAAGCCTACAGACAGATTATATTTTGAAG ATCATGGGGCTAGAGATATGCGCAGACACGATGGTTGGGGATGCAATGAGAAGAGGAATATCAGGGGGGCAGAAGAAAAGATTAACCACAG CCGAGATGATTGTGGGCCCCGCAAGTGCATACTTTATGGATGAAATATCAAATGGTCTGGATAGCTCTACCACTTTTCAAATAATCAATTGTTTCCAGCAACTGACAAACATCAGCGAGTACACGATGGTTATTTCACTTCTTCAACCAACACCTGAGGTATTTGATCTTTTTGATGACCTCATACTAATGGCAGAAGGGAAGATTATCTACCATGGCCCTCGAAATGAAGCTCTCAATTTTTTTGAGGAGTGTGGGTTCATATGCCCAGAAAGAAAAGCGGCAGCTGACTTTCTTCAAGAG ATCTTGTCCTGGAAGGACCAACAACAGTACTGGTTGGGTCCACATGAATCATACAGATATATCTCACCTCATGAATTATCAAGCATGTTCAGGGAGAATCACAGGGGGAGAAAACTACATGAACAAAGTGTACCTCCCAAAAGCCAGTTGGGCAAGGAAGCTTTAGCATTCAATAAGTATTCGCTACAAAAACTGGAAATGTTCAAAGCCTGTGGAGCAAGGGAAGCACTCCTAATGAAAAGGAATATGTTTGTTTATGTCTTCAAAACAGGCCAG CTTGCCATTATTGCACTCGTAACAATGTCTGTATTCCTTCGAACTCGCATGACAATAAGTTTCACTCATGCAAATTACTATATGGGAGCATTATTTTTTTCCATCTTCATGATTATGTTAAATGGCATACCAGAGATGAGCATGCAGATTGGGAGACTCCCAAGTTTTTACAAGCAAAAGAGCTACTATTTCTATTCATCATGGGCATATGCAATACCAGCTTCAGTCCTAAAGGTCCCTATTTCCATACTGGATTCGCTTGTATGGATATCTATCACATATTATGGTATTGGTTATACACCTACTGTTTCAAG GTTCTTCTGCCAGTTTCTGATACTTTGTCTTCTCCATCATTCAGTCACCTCGCAGTATCGATTTATTGCTTCATACTTCCAAACACCTATTGTGTCTTTCTTCTACCTTTTTCTTGCTCTAACAGTATTCCTTACATTCGGAGGCTTCATTCTTCCCAAGA CCTCCATGCCAGGATGGTTAAACTGGGGATTTTGGATATCTCCAATGACATATGCAGAAATCAGCATAGTTATTAACGAATTCTTGGCACCAAGATGGCAGAAG GAAAGTATTCAAAACATAACAATTGGGAACCAAATCCTGGTTAATCATGGCCTATATTACAGTTGGCATTATTATTGGATATCCTTTGGAGCCTTGCTTGGATCTATTCTCTTATTTTATATCGCTTTTGGATTGGCACTAGATTACAGAACAC CTACAGAAGAATATCATGGAAGCAGGCCTACAAAGAGCTTATGTCAACAGCAGGAAAAAGATTACACTATTCAAAATGAATCTGATGATCAATCAAATATTTCCAAAG CAAAGGTGACTATACCAGTTATGCATCTTCCAATTACATTCCACAATCTGAACTACTACATTGATACCCCACCG GAAATGCTGAAACAAGGCTATCCAACAAGAAGACTTCGACTGCTTAATAACATAACTGGTGCTTTACGTCCCGGTGTTCTTTCTGCACTAATGGGTGTTAGTGGAGCTGGGAAGACAACTCTACTAGATGTATTAGCAGGAAGGAAAACAGGAGGTTATATTGAAGGGGACATAAGAATAGGTGGATATCCCAAGGTGCAGGAAACATTTGTCAGAATCTTGGGTTACTGCGAACAAGTCGACATACATTCCCCACAGCTTACAGTTGAAGAGTCTGTAACTTATTCTGCGTGGCTTCGTCTGCCTTCTCATGTCGACGAACAAACAAGATCT AAATTTGTTGCTGAAGTCCTTGAAACTGTTGAACTAGATCAAATAAAAGATGTCTTAGTGGGGTCACCACAGAAAAATGGATTGTCCATGGAGCAGAGAAAGAGGCTAACGATTGCAGTCGAGCTTGTTTCAAACCCATCAATCATACTAATGGATGAACCAACAACAGGTTTAGATACAAGGTCAGCAGCCATTGTTATTCGTGCAGTCAAAAATATTTGTGAAACAGGAAGGACAGTAGTCTGTACAATCCATCAGCCGAGCACTGAAATTTTTGAGGCATTTGATGAG CTCATATTAATGAAAAGCGGTGGGAAAACAATCTACAGTGGACCAATAGGAGAGCGCTCCTGCAAAGTGATCGAGTACTTTGAG AAAATTTCTGGAGTCCCAAAAATAAAGAGTAACTGCAATCCAGCTACTTGGATGATGGATGTAACATCGACATCAATGGAGGTTCAACACAATATGGACTTTGCAATTTTGTATGAAGAGTCGTCACTGCATAG AGAAGCTGAAGATCTAGTGGAGCAGCTAAGTATCCCATTACCAAATTCAGAAAATCTATGTTTCTCCCATAGTTTTGCACAGAATGGCTGGATTCAACTTAAAGCTTGCTTGTGGAAACAAAACATAACTTACTGGAGAAGTCCTCAGTATAACTTGAGGCGCATTATGATGACTGTCATATCTGCCCTGATCTACGGAATATTGTTCTGGAAGCATGCAAAAGTATT AAACAACGAGCAGGACATGCTCAGTGTTTTTGGTGCAATGTATTTGGgtttcaccaccataggcgcttATAATGATCAGACAATCATACCATTCAGTACAACTGAGCGTATTGTAATGTATCGTGAGAGATTTGCAGGAATGTATTCATCTTGGTCATATTCATTCGCACAG GCTTTCATTGAGATACCCTATGTATTTATCCAAGTGGTACTGTATACGTTAATTGTCTATCCGTCAACTGGTTATTATTGGACAGCACACAAATTCCTATGGTTCTTCTACACCACATTTTGTTCAATTCTCTCCTATGTTTATGTTGGGTTGCTTCTTGTTTCCATAACCCCCAATGTTCAAGTAGCTACCATACTGGCTTCATTTTTCAACACCATGCAAACACTATTCTCAGGATTTATTTTACCTGCACCT CAAATCCCGAAGTGGTGGACTTGGCTCTACTATCTCACTCCTACATCTTGGGCACTCAATGCCCTCTTGACATCACAATACGGAAACATAGAAAAAGAGGTGAAAGCATTTGGAGAAACTAAATCAGTTTCAATCTTCTTGAATGACTATTTTGGGTTTCATCAAGATAAGTTGAGCGTAGTAGCAGCTGTCCTCGTTGCCTTTCCTTTTGTGTTGATAATCTTGTTTTCGTTGTCCATTGAGAAACTTAATTTCCAGAAGAGGTAA
- the LOC109747532 gene encoding ABC transporter G family member 50 isoform X1, with the protein MEGLARETNPSSHHQDFTACASDERPDESELELASRQRQNGAANTEHVSENMLLDSSKLGALKRREFFDNLLKNLEDDHLRFLRGQKERIDRVDVKLPAIEVRYNNLFVEAECRVTKGNHLPSLWNSTKGAFSGLVKLLGFETERAKTNVLEDVSGIIKPCRLTLLLGPPGCGKSTLLRALAGKLDKSLKVTGDISYNGYELHEFVPEKTAVYINQHDLHIAEMTVRETLDFSAQCQGVGRRPKILKEVNTRESVAGIIPDADIDLYMKVVAVEASERSLQTDYILKIMGLEICADTMVGDAMRRGISGGQKKRLTTAEMIVGPASAYFMDEISNGLDSSTTFQIINCFQQLTNISEYTMVISLLQPTPEVFDLFDDLILMAEGKIIYHGPRNEALNFFEECGFICPERKAAADFLQEILSWKDQQQYWLGPHESYRYISPHELSSMFRENHRGRKLHEQSVPPKSQLGKEALAFNKYSLQKLEMFKACGAREALLMKRNMFVYVFKTGQLAIIALVTMSVFLRTRMTISFTHANYYMGALFFSIFMIMLNGIPEMSMQIGRLPSFYKQKSYYFYSSWAYAIPASVLKVPISILDSLVWISITYYGIGYTPTVSRFFCQFLILCLLHHSVTSQYRFIASYFQTPIVSFFYLFLALTVFLTFGGFILPKTSMPGWLNWGFWISPMTYAEISIVINEFLAPRWQKESIQNITIGNQILVNHGLYYSWHYYWISFGALLGSILLFYIAFGLALDYRTPTEEYHGSRPTKSLCQQQEKDYTIQNESDDQSNISKAKVTIPVMHLPITFHNLNYYIDTPPEMLKQGYPTRRLRLLNNITGALRPGVLSALMGVSGAGKTTLLDVLAGRKTGGYIEGDIRIGGYPKVQETFVRILGYCEQVDIHSPQLTVEESVTYSAWLRLPSHVDEQTRSKFVAEVLETVELDQIKDVLVGSPQKNGLSMEQRKRLTIAVELVSNPSIILMDEPTTGLDTRSAAIVIRAVKNICETGRTVVCTIHQPSTEIFEAFDELILMKSGGKTIYSGPIGERSCKVIEYFEKISGVPKIKSNCNPATWMMDVTSTSMEVQHNMDFAILYEESSLHREAEDLVEQLSIPLPNSENLCFSHSFAQNGWIQLKACLWKQNITYWRSPQYNLRRIMMTVISALIYGILFWKHAKVLNNEQDMLSVFGAMYLGFTTIGAYNDQTIIPFSTTERIVMYRERFAGMYSSWSYSFAQAFIEIPYVFIQVVLYTLIVYPSTGYYWTAHKFLWFFYTTFCSILSYVYVGLLLVSITPNVQVATILASFFNTMQTLFSGFILPAPQIPKWWTWLYYLTPTSWALNALLTSQYGNIEKEVKAFGETKSVSIFLNDYFGFHQDKLSVVAAVLVAFPFVLIILFSLSIEKLNFQKR; encoded by the exons ATGGAGGGCCTCGCAAGAGAGACCAACCCATCATCCCACCATCAAGATTTCACCGCCTGTGCGAGTGACGAGCGCCCGGATGAGTCCGAGTTAGAATTGGCATCGCGACAGCGCCAGAATGGTGCTGCAAACACCGAGCATGTGAGTGAGAACATGCTGCTTGACAGCAGCAAGTTGGGAGCTCTCAAGAGGCGCGAGTTCTTCGACAACCTGCTAAAGAACCTCGAAGACGACCACCTCCGCTTTCTGCGCGGACAAAAGGAAAGAATTGACAG GGTTGATGTCAAGTTGCCAGCAATAGAGGTGAGGTATAATAATCTGTTTGTGGAGGCAGAGTGCAGAGTTACTAAAGGAAATCACCTGCCATCTCTATGGAATAGTACCAAAGGTGCCTTCTCG GGCCTCGTGAAGTTGCTAGGCTTCGAAACGGAAAGAGCAAAAACCAACGTTCTTGAAGATGTCAGTGGAATCATCAAACCCTGCAG ATTGACTCTTCTACTGGGACCTCCTGGATGTGGCAAAAGCACTCTGTTGCGAGCTCTTGCCGGGAAACTAGATAAATCTCTAAAG gTAACAGGGGATATCTCTTATAATGGTTATGAACTTCATGAATTTGTACCTGAGAAAACAGCTGTGTATATCAACCAACATGATCTGCACATAGCTGAGATGACTGTGAGGGAAACTTTAGACTTCTCAGCCCAGTGCCAAGGTGTTGGAAGAAGACCAA AAATACTCAAGGAGGTGAACACAAGGGAGAGTGTGGCTGGGATCATACCTGATGCGGACATCGATCTATACATGAAG GTAGTAGCAGTTGAAGCTTCAGAGCGAAGCCTACAGACAGATTATATTTTGAAG ATCATGGGGCTAGAGATATGCGCAGACACGATGGTTGGGGATGCAATGAGAAGAGGAATATCAGGGGGGCAGAAGAAAAGATTAACCACAG CCGAGATGATTGTGGGCCCCGCAAGTGCATACTTTATGGATGAAATATCAAATGGTCTGGATAGCTCTACCACTTTTCAAATAATCAATTGTTTCCAGCAACTGACAAACATCAGCGAGTACACGATGGTTATTTCACTTCTTCAACCAACACCTGAGGTATTTGATCTTTTTGATGACCTCATACTAATGGCAGAAGGGAAGATTATCTACCATGGCCCTCGAAATGAAGCTCTCAATTTTTTTGAGGAGTGTGGGTTCATATGCCCAGAAAGAAAAGCGGCAGCTGACTTTCTTCAAGAG ATCTTGTCCTGGAAGGACCAACAACAGTACTGGTTGGGTCCACATGAATCATACAGATATATCTCACCTCATGAATTATCAAGCATGTTCAGGGAGAATCACAGGGGGAGAAAACTACATGAACAAAGTGTACCTCCCAAAAGCCAGTTGGGCAAGGAAGCTTTAGCATTCAATAAGTATTCGCTACAAAAACTGGAAATGTTCAAAGCCTGTGGAGCAAGGGAAGCACTCCTAATGAAAAGGAATATGTTTGTTTATGTCTTCAAAACAGGCCAG CTTGCCATTATTGCACTCGTAACAATGTCTGTATTCCTTCGAACTCGCATGACAATAAGTTTCACTCATGCAAATTACTATATGGGAGCATTATTTTTTTCCATCTTCATGATTATGTTAAATGGCATACCAGAGATGAGCATGCAGATTGGGAGACTCCCAAGTTTTTACAAGCAAAAGAGCTACTATTTCTATTCATCATGGGCATATGCAATACCAGCTTCAGTCCTAAAGGTCCCTATTTCCATACTGGATTCGCTTGTATGGATATCTATCACATATTATGGTATTGGTTATACACCTACTGTTTCAAG GTTCTTCTGCCAGTTTCTGATACTTTGTCTTCTCCATCATTCAGTCACCTCGCAGTATCGATTTATTGCTTCATACTTCCAAACACCTATTGTGTCTTTCTTCTACCTTTTTCTTGCTCTAACAGTATTCCTTACATTCGGAGGCTTCATTCTTCCCAAGA CCTCCATGCCAGGATGGTTAAACTGGGGATTTTGGATATCTCCAATGACATATGCAGAAATCAGCATAGTTATTAACGAATTCTTGGCACCAAGATGGCAGAAG GAAAGTATTCAAAACATAACAATTGGGAACCAAATCCTGGTTAATCATGGCCTATATTACAGTTGGCATTATTATTGGATATCCTTTGGAGCCTTGCTTGGATCTATTCTCTTATTTTATATCGCTTTTGGATTGGCACTAGATTACAGAACAC CTACAGAAGAATATCATGGAAGCAGGCCTACAAAGAGCTTATGTCAACAGCAGGAAAAAGATTACACTATTCAAAATGAATCTGATGATCAATCAAATATTTCCAAAG CAAAGGTGACTATACCAGTTATGCATCTTCCAATTACATTCCACAATCTGAACTACTACATTGATACCCCACCG GAAATGCTGAAACAAGGCTATCCAACAAGAAGACTTCGACTGCTTAATAACATAACTGGTGCTTTACGTCCCGGTGTTCTTTCTGCACTAATGGGTGTTAGTGGAGCTGGGAAGACAACTCTACTAGATGTATTAGCAGGAAGGAAAACAGGAGGTTATATTGAAGGGGACATAAGAATAGGTGGATATCCCAAGGTGCAGGAAACATTTGTCAGAATCTTGGGTTACTGCGAACAAGTCGACATACATTCCCCACAGCTTACAGTTGAAGAGTCTGTAACTTATTCTGCGTGGCTTCGTCTGCCTTCTCATGTCGACGAACAAACAAGATCT AAATTTGTTGCTGAAGTCCTTGAAACTGTTGAACTAGATCAAATAAAAGATGTCTTAGTGGGGTCACCACAGAAAAATGGATTGTCCATGGAGCAGAGAAAGAGGCTAACGATTGCAGTCGAGCTTGTTTCAAACCCATCAATCATACTAATGGATGAACCAACAACAGGTTTAGATACAAGGTCAGCAGCCATTGTTATTCGTGCAGTCAAAAATATTTGTGAAACAGGAAGGACAGTAGTCTGTACAATCCATCAGCCGAGCACTGAAATTTTTGAGGCATTTGATGAG CTCATATTAATGAAAAGCGGTGGGAAAACAATCTACAGTGGACCAATAGGAGAGCGCTCCTGCAAAGTGATCGAGTACTTTGAG AAAATTTCTGGAGTCCCAAAAATAAAGAGTAACTGCAATCCAGCTACTTGGATGATGGATGTAACATCGACATCAATGGAGGTTCAACACAATATGGACTTTGCAATTTTGTATGAAGAGTCGTCACTGCATAG AGAAGCTGAAGATCTAGTGGAGCAGCTAAGTATCCCATTACCAAATTCAGAAAATCTATGTTTCTCCCATAGTTTTGCACAGAATGGCTGGATTCAACTTAAAGCTTGCTTGTGGAAACAAAACATAACTTACTGGAGAAGTCCTCAGTATAACTTGAGGCGCATTATGATGACTGTCATATCTGCCCTGATCTACGGAATATTGTTCTGGAAGCATGCAAAAGTATT AAACAACGAGCAGGACATGCTCAGTGTTTTTGGTGCAATGTATTTGGgtttcaccaccataggcgcttATAATGATCAGACAATCATACCATTCAGTACAACTGAGCGTATTGTAATGTATCGTGAGAGATTTGCAGGAATGTATTCATCTTGGTCATATTCATTCGCACAG GCTTTCATTGAGATACCCTATGTATTTATCCAAGTGGTACTGTATACGTTAATTGTCTATCCGTCAACTGGTTATTATTGGACAGCACACAAATTCCTATGGTTCTTCTACACCACATTTTGTTCAATTCTCTCCTATGTTTATGTTGGGTTGCTTCTTGTTTCCATAACCCCCAATGTTCAAGTAGCTACCATACTGGCTTCATTTTTCAACACCATGCAAACACTATTCTCAGGATTTATTTTACCTGCACCT CAAATCCCGAAGTGGTGGACTTGGCTCTACTATCTCACTCCTACATCTTGGGCACTCAATGCCCTCTTGACATCACAATACGGAAACATAGAAAAAGAGGTGAAAGCATTTGGAGAAACTAAATCAGTTTCAATCTTCTTGAATGACTATTTTGGGTTTCATCAAGATAAGTTGAGCGTAGTAGCAGCTGTCCTCGTTGCCTTTCCTTTTGTGTTGATAATCTTGTTTTCGTTGTCCATTGAGAAACTTAATTTCCAGAAGAGGTAA